The genome window actaggacaattcagtgcaaaaatgcacacacattcacccgtatcttattattagcatataaagaatattttcttattataattattattattattattattacaaccattactgttgtaattcatggttgttaacaataacaaccactgaataaataaagacaGTTATAGTACAtgcttaggacggtatatattcccttttctggaatgcagttgtttataaacatttgcttagttaaaataaataaagacagttatagtacaagcttaggacggtatatattcccttttttggaatacagttgtttataaacatatgcttagttaaaactgaaaagcccgccttatggagcggattttatcggagaaaggacgTGAGCATATCctattaaatggattttgctatcgtttggatggaaaacttcggaatggaaaagagtcttggcgttgtacacaagacagatgcaaaggtcgaatccatatcaacggaaacttgtgggaagatgtaaaggcccatactcatgtgcctcagccagcagtaccagcaatgaagaagatggtttctgacctacgtgaacgagccagtgcatctaatgatgtcccaagaagaataattcaagaaactcaaaTCTCTCtgccagatgaagctacggttttactccctaagtatacttcttaagcgccgacgaaaaagagatggtgagccaattccagcacctaatgatgtcagtgatattgtattacctggacatttgcgtgtaacacacagtggagaaccttttttattgtacgattctggggttgaagataccaatagaatgtttatcttttcgactagaaaaaatgttgaactcctcaaagaatacaaaaactgggttgcagatggtacatttaaggtagctccgcgccttttccaccaactttatgttattcatatgctttgtgaaggatggtttttccagtgatatatatactattgcaaaataagacagaggattcatatgaaaaggcattaagaactattttgaatctatacccggatctgacgccagctactatgctatgtgattttgaaaaggctttccaaaatgcattttcaagagtttttgtaggaacgcaaataagcggttgttttttccaccttgctcagtgtatatggagaaaaatacaggcattgaatcttTCCCAGATTTATGAAAGTGACGAACATACTCGTCGACACTGTAAGATGATGGTGGCCTTAGCTTTTGtgcctgctgacgatgtttgtaatgtgtttgaatcattgcaaaatgttatgcctccggaattggaagagttaacaaattatttcgaggacacatggattgggcgtccattccgtcgtcgtagaagagatgcggtttttaaacccgagttatggactgtttttgatcgagtgcagggcgacctacctaagaccaataattcattagaagggtggcaccgaagtctccagttaacattgggtcataaccatccaaccttttataagtttgtcgagtttcttaaactagagcaagatagcatagagaataggatactgagaataagagctggacacgacgatggtagaaaaaacccaaaataccaaaggggtaaaaagtaaatatcaggaaaggttgaaaatggcatatgacgaggtgagagtaagagaaactggtaatttagaggaggagtggaagttagcaaaagaaaattttgttgggattgcaagtgatgtatgtggcaagaaggttgttggaggcagcatgaggaagggcagtgaatggtggaatgaaggagtgaaggtaaaagtggaagagaaaaagagggcttttgaagaatggctgcagagtaatagtatagagaagtatgaaaaatatagagagaaaaaggtggaagtaaagcgcaaggtacgtgaggcaaagagggcagctgacctgaggtggggtcagggactgggtcagtcatatgaagagaataagaagaagttttggaaagaagtgaagagagtaaggaaggccggcgcaagaattgaagagacagtgaaagatggaaatggaaggttgttaaaaggagaggaggtaaggaaaaggtgggcggaatattttgaaagtttgctgaatgttgaggatgatagggaggcagatataattgcggttccaggtgttgaggtgccagtgatgggtgatgagaatgagagagagattacaatagaggaagtgaggagagcactagatgaaacgagagtaggaaaagcatcgggtatggatggtgtgaaagctgagatgttgaaggaagggggtgtgactgtacttgaatggttggtgttgactttagaaaggtgttttctgcttattcacttgaaaggagtttccttatagtgtgtctgaaatagcactaccattttcttttataactcatgttccaatgttttttttgttagtttcttggttatatatttaattctgtttctcttacttgaagtgtatattgaagtacaattaatttagtatttgatatttactagtcatcatatttatgagtgtgaattttataactattttgCTTAATGTAAGTCTCATTATGTTTACTGAAGAGTTTAGTTGTTCTAATAAAACCAGAGcttttaagaaaaacatggtgtTTACTTCTAGCCCAAGGCTCTcctttttccataccttcctgtacgatgtgggcttaaataatcccccacattttggtgcccagacccgggaacacTCCCTCTAAGAAAGTAAGTTGTGCAGTGAAGATAATGGAGAAGTTAAAGAAGACTAGGACTACATGTAGAGGGTGGGTGACAAGAGCTTCCAAGGCACTGAGTGACCTTTTGGAGTCTTCCACCACAACTATTAGTCAATTTGAGTATGCTATCAAGGAATACAACCAGAGACTAGCTAAGTTGGATGAAGTCCAAGAAGCATTAGAAATTGAGGTAGCTGAAGAAGAACTAGAACAACTTTTGGATGAAGCCCATGAGTTTAGAACAATAAGTGTGCAGCCTAGGATAcaagctgaagaccagataaggaAGTTAGCAGCAGCAGCGTGTCCTGGTTCTAAAGCTGGCAGTATAAGTGGACAGTCCGATATCACCAATGTCAAGTTACCCAAGCTGGAGCTACCGAAGTTTAGTGGTGAAGTGACCCAATGGCAGTCCTTCTGGGATCAATATAATTCCCACATCGATGCAACAGACCTTCCAGTGATTAGAAAGTTCACTTATTTGCTGTCTTTGCTGGAGGGAGATGCCAGGAATGTAGTGAAGGGACTAGCTCATACCAGTGCTAATTACCAGGTTGCCTGCAAACTACTGAAGGAACGCTACCACAAGCCAGAAAGGATTATTTTTGCTCATGTCCAGGCATTGTTAAATGGTGAGGTCAACATTAATGTCAGCGGACCCAAGGGTGTGGCACAGCTGTGGAAATTACGAGATGACATTCTAATACACATCCGCAGTTTGGAGGCGCTAGGCATCACAGGAAAACAATGTGAAGTGTTTCTTACACCTATCATCCTCTCCCGTTTGCCAAGTGAACTGCGGCTAGAGTGGGCCAGGGATGGTGATGGACATGAGAGTGATTTAGATTGGTTATTGACATTCTTAGACAAGGAAATTTCAAGATTAGAAAGGTCTGAAGCTTTTAAGGGAAAGAGTAGTAttgaagtaaagaaaattgaaaataagagttcTAAAGACAAGGTGTATTCAGCCGCAGCCCTTCATGCTTCGTCCAAGCAAGAAAACACAATGTGCAGCTTCTGTGCCAAGAAGCACAAATCGGAAAACTGTTATGGTGTGCTAGAATTGAGTGGAAAGGAGCGAGGTGAAAAAATAAGAAGTTTAGGCCTATGTTTCAAGTGTTTGAAGAGTGGACACATGTCAAGAGACTGTAAAGCTCGTACAAGGTGTACAAAGTGTAACGGTGCCCATTCTACCTTAATGTGTGGCGTTAGGCTGGAAATGAACCTTAAGAAGGAGGAAAGTGAAGCAAAGGAAGGTGCTATTGGCAGTGACAAGCCTGGCGATGTGACACTTCTAACAGGGCAAGGTGGTAACTGTACCATTTTACAAACTGCCAAAGTTCAGGTGAGTGGTAGTGATGGTACTGTTGTCACTGCTCAGGTAATGTTTGATAATGGTGCAGACAGGTCTTATATTAGTAGCAAATTTGTGAAGAAGTGTAAACCACAATGGATCACTAGTGCACCTATGCCATACTCTAGTTTTGGTGGTCATAGCAGTGGAAAAAATGAACACAGAAATGTTTATGAGTTAAAGTTGTGGGACTCTGACAAGAAAGTGGTACGTATTATTGCTGCGGAGATTCCCAGAATATGTCAACCCTTGGTTAGGCCTATTGTACCAGATTCAGTGCTTAACTCTTTCTCTCATGttgtattagctgatgattaccaccaTGATTCTCCCATTGAGATTGATATACTGATTGGTCTAGATTTCTACTGGACACTGATTTCTCCTGTAGATGCCTTCCAAATTAACCATGTCGTAGCCATGAAGTCTCTCTTTGGTTATGTCTTGAGTGGCAGGCTGTATAAAACCAATGACTCTTGTACCTACTCTGTACCACAATTATTGTGTATCTCCTCTGTTTCAGATTCAGATTTGTGTAATTTTTGGGATTTGGAAACTGTAGGGGTTAAGCCTAGGGAATTTGTTGAAAGTTATAGTGAAACCAAAGTTTTCAAAGAATTTGAGAGTACTGTGAAGTTTGTGAATGGTCGCTATGAGGTTGCACTGCCATGGAAGGATGATTCTGCTAAGGAAAGGCTTTTAAATAATGTTGCCATAGCCCATAAAAGGTTAGGTAGGCTAATGGTTAAGTTAGAACACGATAAGGAGCTTAAGAAAGAATATCAAAAAGTGTTTGATAGTTATGAGTCAGATCACATAATAGAAGAGGTACCAAGGCAGGAAATTTCAGGTGTGAATCCTGTGTACTATATGGCTCATCGTCCAGTAGTTAAATTAAGTAGTTCAAGTACTAAGATAAGACCTGTGTTTGATGCCTCTGCCTGTTGTTACAATGGTGTATCATTGAATGACTGTTTGTCCTCAGGCCCATCACTCAACCCTGACTTAGTTGAGGTGCTCATTCGTTTTCGTCGTTGGCCCATTGCTGTTACAGCTGATATAAGAAAGGCCTTTTTGCAAATTAGTGTacaagagaaagacagagatgttcatAGATTTTTGTGGCCAAGAGATGATGGTACAATACGGCACATGAGATTCACACGTGTACCCTTTGGTAACACAGCGAGCCCATTTCTGTTAAATGCCACAATCAAACATCATTTGGATAAGTATCCCCCAACTAGTGTAGTGCAAGATTTGAAGGCTAACATGTATACAGACAATTGGTTGAGTGGTGCGGATTCTGCTGTAGAAGCAGCTGATAAATTTTGTGAAGCCCGTAGCATTTTAGCTGATGCTAGTATGGACCTTACAAAACTTGTATCAAATAGTTTGCTAATTACTTCTCAGTTATGTGACAAGGCACCCTTTATAAATTCTGATGAACCCAATACTGTATTAGGCCTGAAGTGGTGTAACTCACTGGACAGTTTCTCCTTTGATGGCATAAACTCAGATTCCTTTGTAGAAGTAGTCTGTACTAAGCGAAGTATCCTTAGTGTGATAGCCAAGATTTTTGACCCTTTAGGGTTAATCAGTCCATATGTTATGTATGGCAAGATACTTTTTCAGGAACTCTGGAAACTGGGTTTGACTTGGGATCAAGAAATGCCATCAGAGTTGAAGCTAAAGTTTCAAAGATGGCTCCTTAGTAGTGAGCATTTTAAGAATTATCAGATAGATAGATGTTATTTTTCACCAAAGGCCTGGGGGAAGCTTAGTCATATGGAACTACATGGGTTTGGTGATGCCTCTGAAAAGGGCTATGGGGCTTGTGTGTACCTGCGAGTGCCTGTGGAGAACGGCTCATACAAGGTGTCATTAGTGTCCTCTAAGTCAAGAGTTGCTCCCATAAAGACAATTACATTGCCGAGGTTAGAACTCATGGGATGTCTTTTGTGTTCACGATTAGTCAACTTTGTGAAGAATACCCTTAACCTAGATAACTGTGTTAGAGTTAGGTGTTGGACAGATTCTACCATTGCTCTGTCATGGATTCAAAGAGATGTTAGTAAGAAGGACCTATTTGTAGCTAATCGGGTAAAGGAAATCAGAGAGTTAACACCTCCAAGTTGCTGGCAACATTGTGTAAGTAAGGACAATCCAGCTGACCTGATAACACGAGGTCTGTTGGCAGACAAGCTTGTGGATAGTACTATGTGGCTCTATGGGCCTAGTATGTTAAAAGAATCCCAATACCAGGAAAGGGAAGGTAACCCAGTTAAGTATAAAGATGAAATAGGCATAGAAAGTACTGCTGTCTGTCTTAATGTACAAGGCATGCCAGACAACCCGTTGATAGATTTAGATCGATACAGTAAATTAAGCAAGGTGTTGAGAGTTACAGCTTATGTCTTAAGATTTATCACAAATTgtagaaatagtaataacaaagTGGCAGGCCCTCTCATTACTGAAGAGATCGACTTTGCTAAGTTGAAGTTGATTTACTGCATCCAAAGAGAAATGTTTTCTGCAGAAATAAAGGTACTTTTGGGTAAAAAGGCTATCCCTCAATGGTCTAAATTAAGAAATCTTGACCCCTTTCTAGATGATAAAGGCTTAATAAGAATTAGGGGACGTCTTGAGTTTTCTAACTTGGAATATGACACTAAACATCCTGTTATAATTCCAAAGGGTCAATTGGCTAAACTGTTGATCAGATTTCAGCACAGGTTTTTAAAGCATGCAGGTGTGGATACCGTAATTTCATCCCTACGAAATAACTTTTGGATTATAGGAATGAGGAGATTAGCTAAGACAGTAATAAAGGAATGTTTAAGTTGCCGTTGGCATGATTCAAAACCTTGTAGTCAGCCTGTGGCTCCATTACCTAAAGAAAGAATAAGGGCTTCTCCACCCTTTGATGTAACAGGCTTAGATTATGCAGGCCCCCTCTTTTGTGCTGATTGTCCTAGTAAGAAATTTTATGTATTGTTGTTCACTTGTGGTGTTGTAAGAGCTGTACACCTAGAGCTTACAGAATCTTTATCCTTGCCTGACTGCTTATTGGCTATAAGAAGATTTGTTGCCAGGAGAAGTTTACCTAGTGTTATATATTCAGATAATGCAAAGACTTTTGTAGCTGCTAGGTATGAAGTACAAAGGCTGTATGGCCACTTGGCTCCCAAATGGAACTTTATTGCCCCTCGTGCTCCCTGGTGGGGGGGCTGGTGGGAGAGACTCATTAGGTCAGTTAAGCTTGCCTTGAGAAAGACACTGAATCTGAACTATGTAAGTAAGAGTGAATTAGAAACTATACTAGTAGAAATAGAGTCCTGTATTAATTCCAGACCATTGACCTATGTGAGTGATGAACTTGATTCCATTCATTATCTCACTCCATCACATTTTATCCTAGGAAGAGCCCCACAttgtaaatccttaataaatgttgAGCCATGTAAGGTGACTTCCAGGGACTTGAATGAAAGAGAAGTTTTAAGAAACAAGAACCTAGAACATTTTTGGAAAATTTGGAGTAACAATTATATAACCAATTTGCCTCAAGTTGTTAAAGGATTCAATAAAAAATGTGATTTGTCTAAGGGTGACCTTGTGTTGATAAAGGAGGATAACCTTCCTAGATTGAAGTGGCCTCTTGGGGTTATTGTAGATGTTTTTAAAGGTAGAGATGGACTTGTAAGAAGTGTAAGGCTCAAAACTAAAAAGGGAGAAATGACTAGACCCATTCAAAGATTGTATAATCTTGAAGTAGGTAGATCTGAAGATTTGATTACTACTGATGCATCCTGTGATGATTTTGAGAGAGATGTATGTGATAATCCTCAAATGCCTATCCATACTGTTAGTGATGAGGATGTATTTCCAAAGTCTAAGTCTGGTAGAGTAATTAAGCCTCCCACTAAGTTAGATTTATAATAGTCACTGTAAGTCATGCAGTTGTGCATGTCAAGCAAAGCTTAATGTGTTTATTTTGTAAAACTACATTACtaatttttgtgtgtttttctgccATGTATAATTTAGATAAGGTCTAAGTTGTGCTCTTTAATAGGTGGCTTCGTCCCCTATTGCCGGGAGGATGTTGACTTTAGAAAGGTGTTTTCTGCTTATTCACTTgaaaggagtttccttatagtgtgtctgaaatagcactaccattttcttttataactcatgttccaatgttttttttgttagtttcttggttatatatttaattctgtttctcttacttgaagtgtatattgaagtacaattaatttagtatttgatatttactagtcatcatatttatgagtgtgaattttataactattttgCTTAATGTAAGTCTCATTATGTTTACTGAAGAGTTTAGTTGTTCTAATAAAACCAGAGcttttaagaaaaacatggtgtTTACTTCTAGCCCAAGGCTCTcctttttccataccttcctgtacgatgtgggcttaaataatcccccacagttggtgagattgtttaatgtgtgttttgtgttgtcaatggtaccagtagattgggtctgtgcatgtattgtaccactatataagggtaagggagatgtgcatgagtgttgtaattcaagaggtattagtttgttgagtgtagttggaaaagtgtatggtagaatactgattaataggattaaggataaaacagagaatgcaatcttggaagtacagggtggttttagaagaggtaggggttgtatgaatcagatttttacagttaggcagatatgcgagaaatatttagcaaaaggtaaggtggtgtatgttgcgtttatggatctggagaaagcatatgatagagttgatagggaagcaatgtggaatgtgatgaggttatatggagttggtggaaggttgttgcaagcagtgaaaagtttctacacaggtagtaaagcatgtgttagaataggaaatgaggtgagcgattggtttccggtgagagtggggctgagacagggatgtgtgatgtcgccgtggttgtttaacttgtatgttgatggagtggtgagagaggtgaatgctagagtgcttggacgaggattaaaactggtaggcgagaatgatcatgaatgggaggtaaatcagttgttgtttgcggatgatactgtactggtagcagacacagaagagaagcttgaccgactagtgacagaatttggaagggtgtgtgagagaaggaagttgagagttaatgtgggtaagagtaaggttatgagatgtacgagaagggaaggtggtgcaaggttgaatgtcatgttgaatggagagttacttgaggaggtggatcagtttaagtacttggggtctgttgttgcagcaaatggtggagtggaagcagatgtacgtcagagagtgaatgaaggttgcaaagtgttgggggcagttaagggagtagtaaaaaatagaggattgggcatgaatgtaaagagagttctatatgagaaagtgattgtaccaactgtgatgtatggatcggagttgtggggaatgaaagtgatggagagacagaaattgaatgtgtttgagatgaagtgtctgaggatatTTAGAATGAACCAAGTGTAACACAAGGTTGTATCCTGAAAGGATCAGTAGTTATTTCTAGTTCACTATGGGGAAAAGATTTTGTCTGAAATATATGCTGATCACCAAGGCATTGGCACAttaaagtctattgcaaggactggtggccaggtgtagataaaaaATATTGagttatttgtaagaaattgtatgaattataTTATACAAGAGAACAGTCCCCAATTTGCTAAAATGCACCAATGGGAGTTACGTGTACCCTTGgatatgagagatagagagagagagagagagagagagagagagagagagagagagagagagagagagagagagagagagagagagagagagagagagagagagagagagaaaaaaaaaattttcttagctATAAAACATAGCAAATTTTTaataagttgtatttttcctaggTATACTTACGACAAATATGTATGAAGATATCCTCAttccagttttgttattttccAGGGACAGAATTGTGTGGCCTTTCCTGCCTTCTGGCATTTTGGTTAAGCTCATAACCTGTAAAGGAGAAAAAACATCAACATCTCTTTCGCTTGAAAACGACAGAAGAATATCAAAACACGATCTTGCTACGATACCATTGATATAAGTACACAACTTGATAATGGTCTTTTTTAAAATCTATGTAccatatagtaaaaaaaataaccACTGTCTAATTCTACTTCAATAAAAAAACCTTGCTAATGAAAACCTGAATGTGATGTCatattaactttaaccattttcCAAGACCCAagaggagaaggtcactccaaaaatcaaaccatggttctctaattTTAGGAACTGCATAGGCCTCTGTACCATCTTCCAAGTTAAGAGTTTTCTTAAGTACTCTCTCAAACAATTCTgttttaccttattttctttcctcagttggatattttccctgctggagcccttgggcttatagcatcctgctttcccaactaaggttgtagcttagctagtaataacaataataataaaaaacagaaaagaacTCAGGCACAGCCAGGGGTAAAATAGCAGGACCAAGAGAATTGAATTTTCTTGGAAGATGTGACACAAAATTGATACTTGATAAATGCATGTTTCCAAAAGACTGAAACCAACGAAATTAACAGGATAGAAAGCAGAAATAGAAAGACGAAAAGGTCTGTGTCATGGGACTGAACATGTATTTCTATTCAAGGgatcaaatatttcattttggatTAATATTTATGCCGTTTTTCTTTAGATGAAAATTTCAAATCTCGATGGTATGGCATTTCAAGATATACTAGACACACAAGGCTCTTGAGCTTCATATCTTGCATGCTGTCTGAGGAACAGTTAAACCAAGGAGAGGAAGATTAGAGGCCAAAAAGTTACTGTTTATATTGCTTAGGCTTTAGGTAATCAAGATATATTACTAAAGTAATCACACACCATATTGTTGTTCTATTGCTTTCTCAGTACATCTTGGATTTGTGAACTCCATATTTGAAGTATTTTCTTAAATTGCCTTTATtgggtttataaaagcttaaatttattaagctaatataatatgaaattatgaaataaaaggcACTAAACATATTGGATATCTGGATGTACTTTACAGCTTTCACAGAGGGACTAGGAACGTAATGCAGAGCTAGCTGACAGATTACTGTGCTGTACTACGAAACTAAAAGGTACCTTTACTTTACTTAATAAAATAAGAGGGTGAGATAGAACAAATGCTGTTGTGCTTGCATAGGAAAATAAGAACTGTGTGATACAGAGAAGAAAAATTGAACATTAATTGTAGATAAACCAATTGGTTAAAATAGATGGCAGTAAAATTTTTAGCTTGTTTAAGGTTAACTAAAGGGATTATTCTTTTTGTGTGAAAATTGCACCATAACATATAAAAGAGTTGGTAACAAATATGACCACTACCATTGTACAATGTAAGGAAGCAAATTGATGAGGAAAACTATGTTGCTTGTAGCTATGACAATACACCATGACAAGAGAAGATGGAAGTCTTTGAGGTCATAGGGGAAAGGGTTTAATAAAAGGGTAATGTATCAGGACAATTTCCACATGTAAAGACAATGATGTGCCCCAGAGCCTTCCTTCAATTCAGAGTTGACAGAAAAACACAATAAGTTCTAGATCTAGAAGgtaatttaaagagagcaatttcccctttttcccactttcttggaggctgaaaAGAAGATCGGTCCTTTTCctttaaacttaatagatattcagaaagccacttttccttaaagctttcgtaaagtccatccctagtttccaaagtatgagcaaggagagaagaatactcattCTCCTCAtcatactcccactcaggaacttgttcagaatcaccaaacattaaagaaggaataaatctgccaaccaagaaataattaggagaaattatatctaactcattctcacaagatctataagttaaaggcctattatttaaaattttctgaatgtcagagaggaaagtgacaaattaagagaatgaaggagtatatctaccaagagttttaaaaaggcaatgcttcactgttttaattaatctttcccaaacagcaccataccacgctgcgtacacagggatagtcgtatgtgaaattgaagcgcccctaaacttctcctcaaactcagaagaagtaagtaactgttcaattatattaccagcctgtaaaaaggatttggcattgtcagaataaacagcgacaggaacaccaaacctattagaaaacctaatgaaagccaatataaattctgaagttgacatagactggacaacttccaaatgtatagctcttgtattaaaacaagtgaaaataagaatgtacgccttaaattttcctccatttttctcctccaaccataagtggcctgtataatctacaccagtatgagcaaaaggcacactcaaattaaccctggaaaaaggaagcgaagaaggagaagggtacttcactgtgctagctttataacgcttgcatacaatacaatccttcagggcagacaaaactgcttgcctggcctttacaatccacaaaccaCGCATGCacaaaaaactaagagtggattgcaaacccatatgcaatgggcataataaatcaacaaccgagtcaaatgatgcttcttgtccacaagaacaggattgacaatatcaaattttaaaataatattcttGTCAATCCaacctttagttcgcattataccattcacgtccaaaaacaaa of Palaemon carinicauda isolate YSFRI2023 unplaced genomic scaffold, ASM3689809v2 scaffold504, whole genome shotgun sequence contains these proteins:
- the LOC137637048 gene encoding uncharacterized protein; this translates as MEKLKKTRTTCRGWVTRASKALSDLLESSTTTISQFEYAIKEYNQRLAKLDEVQEALEIEVAEEELEQLLDEAHEFRTISVQPRIQAEDQIRKLAAAACPGSKAGSISGQSDITNVKLPKLELPKFSGEVTQWQSFWDQYNSHIDATDLPVIRKFTYLLSLLEGDARNVVKGLAHTSANYQVACKLLKERYHKPERIIFAHVQALLNGEVNINVSGPKGVAQLWKLRDDILIHIRSLEALGITGKQCEVFLTPIILSRLPSELRLEWARDGDGHESDLDWLLTFLDKEISRLERSEAFKGKSSIEVKKIENKSSKDKVYSAAALHASSKQENTMCSFCAKKHKSENCYGVLELSGKERGEKIRSLGLCFKCLKSGHMSRDCKARTRCTKCNGAHSTLMCGVRLEMNLKKEESEAKEGAIGSDKPGDVTLLTGQGGNCTILQTAKVQVSGSDGTVVTAQVMFDNGADRSYISSKFVKKCKPQWITSAPMPYSSFGGHSSGKNEHRNVYELKLWDSDKKVVRIIAAEIPRICQPLVRPIVPDSVLNSFSHVVLADDYHHDSPIEIDILIGLDFYWTLISPVDAFQINHVVAMKSLFGYVLSGRLYKTNDSCTYSVPQLLCISSVSDSDLCNFWDLETVGVKPREFVESYSETKVFKEFESTVKFVNGRYEVALPWKDDSAKERLLNNVAIAHKRLGRLMVKLEHDKELKKEYQKVFDSYESDHIIEEVPRQEISGVNPVYYMAHRPVVKLSSSSTKIRPVFDASACCYNGVSLNDCLSSGPSLNPDLVEVLIRFRRWPIAVTADIRKAFLQISVQEKDRDVHRFLWPRDDGTIRHMRFTRVPFGNTASPFLLNATIKHHLDKYPPTSVVQDLKANMYTDNWLSGADSAVEAADKFCEARSILADASMDLTKLVSNSLLITSQLCDKAPFINSDEPNTVLGLKWCNSLDSFSFDGINSDSFVEVVCTKRSILSVIAKIFDPLGLISPYVMYGKILFQELWKLGLTWDQEMPSELKLKFQRWLLSSEHFKNYQIDRCYFSPKAWGKLSHMELHGFGDASEKGYGACVYLRVPVENGSYKVSLVSSKSRVAPIKTITLPRLELMGCLLCSRLVNFVKNTLNLDNCVRVRCWTDSTIALSWIQRDVSKKDLFVANRVKEIRELTPPSCWQHCVSKDNPADLITRGLLADKLVDSTMWLYGPSMLKESQYQEREGNPVKYKDEIGIESTAVCLNVQGMPDNPLIDLDRYSKLSKVLRVTAYVLRFITNCRNSNNKVAGPLITEEIDFAKLKLIYCIQREMFSAEIKVLLGKKAIPQWSKLRNLDPFLDDKGLIRIRGRLEFSNLEYDTKHPVIIPKGQLAKLLIRFQHRFLKHAGVDTVISSLRNNFWIIGMRRLAKTVIKECLSCRWHDSKPCSQPVAPLPKERIRASPPFDVTGLDYAGPLFCADCPSKKFYVLLFTCGVVRAVHLELTESLSLPDCLLAIRRFVARRSLPSVIYSDNAKTFVAARYEVQRLYGHLAPKWNFIAPRAPWWGGWWERLIRSVKLALRKTLNLNYVSKSELETILVEIESCINSRPLTYVSDELDSIHYLTPSHFILGRAPHCKSLINVEPCKVTSRDLNEREVLRNKNLEHFWKIWSNNYITNLPQVVKGFNKKCDLSKGDLVLIKEDNLPRLKWPLGVIVDVFKGRDGLVRSVRLKTKKGEMTRPIQRLYNLEVGRSEDLITTDASCDDFERDVCDNPQMPIHTVSDEDVFPKSKSGRVIKPPTKLDL